Part of the Paracoccus sp. MC1862 genome, GTGCCGAACTCGTCGTTCACGTCGAGGATGAAGCGGCTCATGTCCTCCTTTTCCTCGACGTTCATGCCGGCCATCGGCTCGTCCAGCATCAGAAGCTGCGGTTCGGCCGCCAGCGCGCGCGCCAGTTCCACCCGCTTCTTCAACCCATAGGGCAGCCGCCCGACCGGAGTCTTGCGGATGTTCTGAATCTCAAGGAAATCAATGATCTTCTCGACCTGTTCGCGGTGGCGGGTTTCCTCGGCCTCGGCCCGGCCCCACCACAGCGCCTGCTCCAACAGCGACGATTTCATCATCGTCAGCCGCCCGGTCATGATGTTGTCCAAGACCGACATCCCGTCGAACAGCGCGATGTTCTGGAAGGTCCGCGCCAGCCCCTGCCGCGCCACCTGATAGGGCCGCATCTGCGGGCGGCGCGCGCCCTTGAACCAGACCTCGCCTTCCTGCGGGACGTAGAAGCCCGACATGACGTTCATCATGGACGACTTGCCGGCTCCGTTCGGGCCGATGATGGCGCGGATCTCGCCCTCGCGGATGTCGAAGGAGATGTCCTTGATCGCCGTCACCCCGCCGAAGCGCAGGGTGATGCGGCGCAGGTCCATCAGCACGCCGCCGATTTTCCGGCCGTCCGCGGTGATGTAGCCCTCGGCGCCGGGCAGCGGCGCGGGCGCAGTGGGGGCCATGTCGGACAGGATGGTCTGGGAGGTCGGACTCATTCGGCGGCCATCCTCTGCGCGGGCGTGGGGGTGGTGCGGACGTCCTCGATCCGCAACGTGGCCTTCAGCCGGCCCTTGCGGCCGTCCTCGTAGGTGACCTCGGTTTCCGTGTAGACCGTCTTGCGCCCGTCATAGAGCGCGGCGATCAGATCGGCGTATTTCTCGGAGATCACGCCGCGCTTGACCTTGCGGGTGCGGGTCATCTCGCCGTCGTCGGCGTCCAGTTCCTTGTGCAGGATCAGGAAGCGGTGGATCTGGCAGCCCGACAGCATCGGATCCTGCGCCACGCTGGCGTTCACCTCCTCGACGTGCCTGCGGATCGTCTCGTAGACCTGCGGGTGGCCGGCGAGTTCCTGGTAGCTCGCATAGGCGATGTTGTTGCGTTCGGCCCAGTTGCCGACCGCCGTCAGGTCGATGTTGATGAAGGCGGTGCAGTAGTCGCGCTCGTTCCCCAGCACCACGGCTTCAAGGATGTTCGGGTAGAACTTGAGCTTGTTCTCTACATATTTCGGCGCGAACAGCGAGCCGTCCGCCATGCGCCCCACGTCCTTGGCGCGGTCGATGATCCGCAGATGCCCGCTTCCTGGCTCGAAGAACCCGGCGTCGCCCGTCGCGACCCAGCCCTCGCGGTCCTTGGTCGAGGCGGTGGATTCCGGGTTCTGGTAGTATTCGACGAAGGTGCCGGGCGAGCGGTAGAAGACCTCGCCATTGTCCGCGATTCTGACCTCGACGCCGGGCGAAGGCACGCCCACGGTATCGGCCCGCACCTGCCCGTCCGGTTGCTGGGTGATGAAGACCGTGGCCTCGGTCTGGCCGTAAAGCTGCTTGAGGTTGATCCCCAGCGAGCGGTAGAAGTCGAAGATCTCCGGCCCGATGGCTTCACCGGCAGTATAGCCTACGCGGATGCGAGAATAGCCCAGCGTGTTCTTGAGCGGGCCGTAGACCAGCAGGTTTCCCAGACCGTAGCGCAGCCGGTCCAGCGCGCTGACGGGCCTCCCGTCCGTCAGCGCCGTGCCGACGCGGCGGGCAAGCCGCATGTAATGGTCGAAGAGCCATTTCTTGATCCGGCCCGCGTCCTCCATGCGGATCATGACGCTGGTCAACTGGCCCTCGAAGACGCGGGGAGGCGCGAAGAAATAGGTCGGCCCGATCTCGCGCAGGTCGGTCATCATCGTATGCGCGCCTTCGGGGCAGTTCACGCAGAAGCCTGTCCAGTAGGCCTGCCCGACCGAGAAGATGAAGTCCCCGACCCAGGCCATCGGCAGATAGGCCAGCACCTCCTCGGAAGACTTCAGCCCGTCGAATTCCGAGGAATTGCGCGCCGTCTCGATCACGTTGCGGTTGGACAGCACCACGCCCTTGGGCTTGCCGGTGGTGCCGGAAGTGTAGAGCATCACGCAGGTGCTGTCATAATCCAGTTCCGCGATGCGGGCGTCCAGTTCCACCTCGAACCGCTGGTGGGCGACGCGGCCCTCGGCCTGCACGTCGTCAAGCCAGTTCATGCGGGAATGGTCGTATTTCCGCATCCCGCGCTTGTCGGTGTAGATGATCTGGTCGATGATCTTCACGGCCTCCTCGGCCTCGATCACCTTGTCCACCTGCTCCTGGTCGCCGCAGACGACGAAGCGGGCGCCGGAATGGTTCAGCACATAGGCCATCTCGGAGGCCACGGCGTCCTGATAGAGCGGCACGGGAATCGCGCCGCACATCTGGGCGGCCACCATCGACCAGTAATGCGCGGGGCGGTTGCGCCCGATGATCGCCACATGGTCGCCGCGGTTCAGGCCCAGCGCAAGAAAGCCCATGGCCAGCGCGCGGATCTCCTCCTGCGCCTCGGCCCAGGTCCAGCCTTGCCAGATGCCGAATTCCTTTTCCCGACAAGCGGGCCAGTTGCCCAGCGTTGCGGCGTTCCGCGCCAACAGCGCGGGAATCGACCGCAGGCTCGCGTCGGCGGCTGCGACTAGCTTCATCCTCACTCCCTTCGAACGGCATCGGCCGTCGCAGGCGGAACCCCTCTTTCCGCCTGCCCGTCCTGTCTGGCCCGCGAATCTTGCCCGAGTTTTTCCCGAACCTTACGAATTGTTACCGGCTTCCGCGACGGACAAGGCGATGGTAGCCATGGACGGATGACGACGCCGGACAGCCATGACGAACTGATGCAATCCGGGCTGAACCTGATTCAGCAGGCGATTTCCATCTTCGACGCCGATCTGCGGCTGGCGCTGTCGAACCGGCAATACCAGCGGATGTTCGCCCTGCCCGACCGCCTTGTCCGCCCCGGCGCAGGCTTCGAGGACACCATCGCCTATCTCGTCGCCCGCGGCGAATACGGGCCCCAGAACGACCCCCAGGCGGCTGTGCGGATGCGCGTCGATCAGGCGCGCACCTTCCAGCCCCACTATCTGGAACGCACCCGCCCCGATGGCCGCACCATTTCCGTCGAGGGGGCGCCGCTTGCGCAGGGCGGCTGGATCGCCGTCTATACCGACATCACCGACATCAAGCGCACCGAATCGCTGCTGCGGGCGCGATCCGAGGAACTGTCCGGCCAGCTTCTCAGCCATGCCGAGCGGCTGTCGGCCGCGAACCGCCAGCTTGCCGCGACGAACGCCGCGCTCGAGGAAGCCAAGCGCGTGCTGACCGAGGCCGAGGCGCGGACACGGCAGGTCACGGCGATGGTGCCCGCCCATATCGCCCATGTGGACGCCGAGGGCCGCTATACCTTTTCCAACCAGCAGCTTGGCGCGGTCTTTCCGGGCGCCGCCCGCGACATCGTCGGCTGCACGTCGGCCGAGGTCCTGGGCGAGACCTTCGCCCGCATCCGCCCGGCGCTGGACCGGGCGCTTGCGGGCGAGCCGCAGGTGATGGAGGTGACGCATACGGAGTCGGGCCGCCGCATCCGCGTGGCCCTGACCCCCGATCCCCAGGGCGCGGGCGCCTATGTCCTGTCCACCGATGTCACCGCCGAGGTGAACACCCGCGAGGCCCTGACCCATGCGGCGCGGCGGGAACTCGCGGCGCAGATGACCTCGGGGCTGGCGCATGACTTCGGCAACCTGCTGACGATCATCCTCGGGCTGCAGGGGCGGCTGGCGCGGCTGGCCCTGCAGCCCGAGGCCGCGGCGGACGTGGCGGGGACGCTGGCCGCCGCGCGGCGGGGGGCGGCGCTTTTGGACCGGATCGCCACGATCACCGGGCCGCGCCGGCTCACGCCCGAGCCGGTGGACCTGCCGGCCCTGCTGGACCAGCTTGCGGCCATGGCGCGGCCGTCGCTGGGACGCGGGGTGACGCTGGAACTGGACTGCGACCTGCCCCAAGGGGCGGTGCTGCTGGACCCCGGCTCGCTGCAGGACTCGCTGCTGAACCTGATCCTGAACGCGCGGGACGCGATCTCGGGAACCGGCGCGGGGTCGGGCAGCACCCATGGCGCGATCCGCCTGTCCGCCCGCGTCCGCGGCCGCTGGCTGGAACTGACCGTCATCGACAGCGGCCCTGGCTTTGCGCCCGAGGCGCTGGCCCGCGCGACCGAGCCCTTCTTCACCACCAAGCCCGGTCAGGGTTCAGGGCTGGGCCTGCCGATGGTCTATGACCAGACCAAGCTGGCGGGCGGCACCCTGCGGCTGGACAATGCGCCGGGCGGCGGGGCGCGGGTGCGGCTGCGCCTGCCCTTCCAGCGCGTGGCGCGGCGGCTGGTGCTGCTGGTGGACGACGACGACCTGATCCGCGAAACCCTGCGCGAGATGCTGACCGGCATGGGGCAGCAGGTGATCGAGGCCGGCTCGCTGTCCGAGGCGCGGTCGCTGGCCGACCTGCCCGGCCTGTCGGTGATCCTGTCGGACCTGCAGCTGGGCGACGGCTCGGGCGCCGACCTTGGCGCGCTGGGCCTGCCCCTGATCCTGATGACCGCGCGGCCCCCCGATGATCCCGAACGGCAGGGGCTGTCCCAGCCCGTGCTGACCAAGCCCTTCGACGCCGCGTCGCTGAACGCCCTTTTCGCAGGCCTGCCCGATGACAAGTGACCCGCCGCTGATCGCCATCCTCGACGACGAACCCGACATCCGCCGCCTGCTGGCCGACGCGCTGGAGGAGGCGGGCTTCCGCACCGCCGGCTTCGGCCGCGCGACCGAGTTCGAGGCCGCCCTGCGCCGGATGACCCCCGACGCCTGCCTGATCGACCTCGGCCTGCCCGACCGCGACGGGCTGGCGCTGGTCCACCGGCTGGCGACGCAATCTGGCGCGGCGATCATCATCATCTCGGGCCGTGCGCAGGTGCAGGACCGGGTGACGGGGCTGGAACTCGGCGCGGACGACTATGTGATCAAGCCTTTCGACCCCGCCGAGGTCGTGGCCCGCATCCGCGCCCGTCTGCGCAAGCCCGCCCGTGAACCGGCGCGGGGCGGCCAGACCGCCCGCTTCTCGGGCTGGAGCGCGGATTTCGACCGCTACCTGCTGACCGGCCCGGATGGTGCGGAAACGCCGCTGAGCCATGCCGAGGCGGAAATGCTGCGAATGTTCCTCGACAGCCCGCGCCGGCTCATCAGCCGGACGCAGATGCTGGAAACCTTGGGAGGCACGGCGGGCGACAGTTTCGACCGGGCGATGGACGTGCGGATTTCCCGCCTGCGGACCAAGCTTGGCGAGGACCCCAAGAACCCGCGCCTGATCAAGACGATCTACGGGGCGGGGTATATCTTTCTTTCCGAGGTCGGGTGGAACTGACCGGCCGTGCTTTTGCTTCACCGCCCGAGTGGGGGGTTTTCACCCCCTGCTGGGGTCTGCCGGCCCCTTGCTCGCTGAAAAGGTCCACCGGACCCATCCGGCGGAAAAACAACCGTGAAGGTTGTTTTCTGATCCGCCTTCCATCCGGGCGCTCGCAAGCCCCCGGGGGATATTTGGATGAAAGAGAAAGACCGGCAGGCGGGACGGGCGTGTTCCCGAGCGCGTCGCGCCGCAAGGGTTACGGTTTCTCCAGCCGCACGATGAAGAACCCGTCCAGTCCCCCGAGGTCCGGCCAATGATCGGGCCGGGTGCGGATGGCCCCCGCTTCGGTGATCCAGGCGGCGTCCCACAGCGCGGGATCGGGCGCCTCCACCCGCAGGTCGGGATGGCGGGCCAGTGCGGCGTCCAGTTGCGCCTCGCCCTCGGCGGGATGCAGCGAGCAGACGGCGTAGACCAGCCGCCCGCCGGGTTTCAGCAGGCTCAGCGCATGATCGATCAGCCGCGCCTGAAGCCGCACGAGATCGGGGATCATCGCCCCGTCGCGGATCAGGGGCAGTTCGGGATGGCGGCGGATCGTCCCGGTGGCGGAACAGGGCGCGTCCAGCAGGACGGCGTCCAGCGGCGCGGGCGGTTGCCAGTCCAGCGCATCGGCGGCCACGGTCTCGGCGGATAAACCCACTCGGGCGAGGTTCTGGGCCACCAGCGCCAGCCGCTGCGGCGACAGGTCGATGGCGGTGACGTGCACGCCTGCCGCCGCAAGCTGCATCGTCTTGCCGCCCGGCGCGGCGCACAGGTCGGCAATCGTTTCGCCGGGACGAGGGTCCAGCAGCCGCACCGGCAGGGCGGCGGCGGCGTCCTGCACCCACCAGTGGCCCTCGGCATAGCCCGGCAGCGCCGTGACCTGCGTTCCACTGGGCAGGCGATGGCTGCCGGTCGGCAGCGCCTGGCCCGGAGCCTCCCCATTCGGCGTCAGGTCCAGGGGCGCACCCCGCTCATGCGCGGCCTCGATGGCCAGCGCCGCGGCTTCGCCCCAGCGGGCGGCAACGGGGCTGCGCAGCCAGTCCGGCAGGCGCGGAGGAAGCGCGGCGTCCCAGACTCCCTGCGCCTCGGCCGCGCGGCGCAGGACGGCATTCACCATCCCCGCCGCGGCCTTCGCCTTGGGTCCACCCGCCCGCGCCAGCGCCACGGCGGCGTTGACGACGCCATGCGGGGCCTCGTCCTCGCCCAGCATCTCGGTCACGGCAAGCTGCAGCAGGTCCAGCGTCTCGGGCCGGGGGCGGCGGGACAATAGCGGCGCAAGCACCGCCTCGGCCCGGCTGCGGTGCCGCAGCGTCGCAGCCGCAAGCCTGCGCCCACGGGCGCGTTCGGACGGTGGCAGGGCGTCCAGCGCTGCCTCGGCCTCGGACAGCGTGGTCCCCTCGCGCACCGCCGCCAGCAGGCGCAACGCCCCCGCCCGCGCGGCATGAGACGGGGTCTTCCCGTGCCCGGCGGCCGGGGCACCCTTGCGTGCCCGCTCAGCCTGCCCGCCCTTGCGCGGCCTGGACTGCCTGGCCCGTCGCTCGCCTTCAGGCGCGACGCCATGTCCTTCTTCTTCACCCAAATATCCCGGGGGGGCCGACGCAGTCGGCGGGGGCAGAGCCCCCTCCTGCGGTGCCACCACGACCACCCGGCGCCTTGGCCGCGCCTCGGCCCCCGTCTTTTCACCGTCTCGCTTGTCCATCGCGCCTGTTGTCCTTAGCTGAAGGGCAGCGATACGCAAAAAGCGCGGGGTTATCCATGACTGCCGATCCCACGGTCCCGCCCGAGGACCGCCCCGAATGGGGCCATCTACCGCCCCCCGCCCGCCGCGCGCTGGCCGAGGCCGAGGAGCGCCGCCGCACCGCCGCACCCCTCGACCTGCCGCCCGAGTTGGGCGGCCGCGACGGGCCGGAACCCGTCCGCTACGGCGATTACGAACGCAAGGGTCTCGCGGTCGATTTCTGAGCCGCCCGGCTCAAAGCTTCCGCACATAGCGGATCACGGCCCATTGCTCGGAACCGGCTTTCCATACGTCGTCTGCAGCGGCGCGTGACCAGGGTCTGTCCCCGTCTCGATCATGACAAAGGCAAGACCGGCTTTGCGGAACTTCGATGCTGCGCGCTCGATCAGCGCCCGCGCGATTCCCTGTCGCTTGCAAACGGGACCAGCGGCGATGGCGAAGAGTTCGCTTATCCGATCCTCGGGGTGGAAGCGCAGTCCCATCCAGCCAAGGACCGCATCGCTTTTGATAGCCACCCGTGCGCTTCCGCCTTCCGCCGCGAGGAAAGACTGGATGTTCCTGGCCTGCCGATCCCCCAGCCGTGGGGATGGAAGGATGCGCAGACATGCCGGGGAAGGCCCGCCCGCATTCCTGCGGACACGGGCGCCCAGGCCCTTGTCGAAAGGGCCGATATCTGTTTGCCATGCACCGGATCGCAAGGCTCGATCCGCCAGGCCATCCGCTCAGGCCGCCTGCGGGATGGGCGCAAGCGGCACCGGCCTGCGGCGCAAATAGCGGGCATGGCCAAGATCGTCGCTCTTGATCTCGGGGGTGCGGCCGCTGATGAGGTCGGCCAGCACCCGGCCCGAGCCTGCCGCCATGGTCCAGCCCAGCGTCCCGTGCCCGGTGTTCAGCCACAGGTTGCCGATGGGGCTCGGCCCCACGATGGGCGTCCCGTCCGGGGTCATGGGCCGCAGGCCGGTCCAGAAGCTCGCCCGGTCGAGGTCGCCCGCGCCGCCGAAAAGCTCGCCCACCGACTTCGCCAGCGTCGCCCGCCTGCGCGGGGAAAGCGACAGGTCGAAGCCCGCAAGCTCCGCCAGGCCGCCCACGCGGATACGGTCGCCCAGCCGGGTGATGGCGACCTTGTAGGTCTCGTCCATGACCGTGGACACCGGCGCGCGGGCCTCGTCCACGATGGGCAGGGTCAGCGAATAGCCCTTGACCGGATGCACCGGCAGCTTCACCCCGAAGGGCGCGACCAGCGCGGGCGAATAGCTGCCCAGCGCGACGACGAAGCCGTCCGCCACCAGCCGCCCGGCCGAGGTCCGCACGGCGGTGATGCGTGAAGGCGATCCCTCAAGCCCGTGGATGGCGGTGCCGTAAAGGAACGCAACCCCTTCGGCCTCGGCCAGGGCCGCGAGCCTTTGGGTAAAGACGTGGCAATCGCCCGTCTCGTCGTTCGGCAGCCGCAGCCCGCCCGCAAGCAGGTGGCGCGAGAAGGCCAGTCCCGGCTCGGCGGCGACGCAGCCTTCGGCGTCCAGCACCTCGAAGGGGACGCCGTCGGCGCGCAGGACCTCGATGTCCTTCTGCACGGCCTTCACCTGATAGGCGTCGCGGAAGACCTGCAGCGTGCCGCGGGTGCGCTCGTCGTAACGGATGCCGGTTTCGGAGCGCAGCGCGCCGAGGCAGTCGCGCGAATAGTTGGCGATCCGCATCATCCGCGACTTGTTCACCGCATAGGCATCGGCGGTGCAGTTCCGCAGCATCCGCGCCATCCAGCCTGCCCGGGCCGGGTCGGCCGATGCGCGCAGCACCAGTGGCGCATGGCGCTGGAACATCCAGCGCAGCGCCTTCTGCGGGATGCCCGGCGCGGCCCAGGGGGTCGAGTAGCCCGGCGAGATTTCGCCCGCATTGGCGAAGGAGGTTTCCATCGCGGCGGCAGGCTGGCGGTCCACCACCGTGACCTGATGGCCTGCGCGAGCCAGATACCACGCGCTCGTCACCCCGATGACGCCGGCGCCCAGAACGACGATCTTCATGCTTCGACCTTTCCCAAAGGACATTTGCGGAAGGATCATGCGGATCGGCGGAAATGTGCTGCCGATCTTGCGCCGCCTGCGCGCGGTTGCCGCAAGGATATTCGGCTTGATGCAGAGAACTTGTGGCAATCTTGCGCTGCGTCGCAGCACTCCGCGGAATCATCCGGTCCTGCAGGCGTCTCGCCGGACAATGTCCCGGCCGGGGCTTAAAGCCCCAGCACGTCTGCCATGTCGTATTCCCCCGGTCCCTTGTCCTGCCCCCAAAGCGCTGCGCGCAGGGCACCGCGCGCGAAGATGGCGCGGTCGGTCGCCATGTGGCGCAGGACAACCCGCTCGCCCGCCGTGGCGAAGATCACGTCATGCTCGCCGACGATGTCGCCCCCACGGATCGCCGAGAAGCCGATGCTGCCCGAGGCCCGTGCGCCGGTCATCCCCTCGCGCGCGGGCACCCGCAGCGCGTCCAGCGCCGCGCCGCGCCCCTCGGCTGCGGCCTCGCCCAGCATCAGCGCGGTGCCCGAGGGCGCATCGACCTTGTGGCGGTGATGGGCCTCGACGATCTCGATGTCCCAGTCCTGGCCCAGGGCCGCCGCCACGCGACGGGTCAGCCCGACGAGCAGGTTGACGCCCAGGCTCATGTTGCCTGCGCGGATGATCGGCGCATGGCGCGCGGCGGCCCTGATCTGCTGAAGGTCATCCTCGGACAGCCCCGTGGTGCCGATCACATGGACCGCGCGGGCCTGCGCCGCCAGTTCCGCATAAGCGACGGTTGCCGCCGGAGAGGTGAAGTCCAGCACCCCCTGCGCCTGCGCGATCGCCGCCACCGCGTCGTCCGTGACGGGAACGCCCAAGGGCGCGGCCCCCATCGCGGTGCCAAGGTCCTGGCCGATCCACGCATGACCCTCGCGCTCCAGCGCGCCGACCAGCCGGCAGTCAGGCGACTGCAGCACCGCCTGCACCAGCATCCGCCCCATCCGGCCGGATACGCCCGCGACCACGATCCCCGGCCTGTTCTGCGCGTCCATCGCATCCCCCGTGTTTCCGGCGGGTCTAGCCCGTTGCGGGACGGGCCGCGACCCCCTAGATGGGGCGCATGGCTTCCAATCGCTTCAACCATGGTCCCGGCCCGTCGCAGCGCCAGTTGCGGGTGGGCGAACTGATCCGCCGCACCCTCAGCGACGTGCTGCTGCGCGGCGACGTGCATGACCCGGACCTGAACCGCCATTCGATCACGGTGGGCGAGGTGCGGACCTCGCCCGACCTCAAGGTCGCGACGGCCTATG contains:
- a CDS encoding ABC transporter ATP-binding protein, producing MAPTAPAPLPGAEGYITADGRKIGGVLMDLRRITLRFGGVTAIKDISFDIREGEIRAIIGPNGAGKSSMMNVMSGFYVPQEGEVWFKGARRPQMRPYQVARQGLARTFQNIALFDGMSVLDNIMTGRLTMMKSSLLEQALWWGRAEAEETRHREQVEKIIDFLEIQNIRKTPVGRLPYGLKKRVELARALAAEPQLLMLDEPMAGMNVEEKEDMSRFILDVNDEFGTTIALIEHDMGVVMDLSDRVVVMDYGRKIGDGTPDEVRNNQEVIDAYLGVAHD
- a CDS encoding long-chain fatty acid--CoA ligase, producing MKLVAAADASLRSIPALLARNAATLGNWPACREKEFGIWQGWTWAEAQEEIRALAMGFLALGLNRGDHVAIIGRNRPAHYWSMVAAQMCGAIPVPLYQDAVASEMAYVLNHSGARFVVCGDQEQVDKVIEAEEAVKIIDQIIYTDKRGMRKYDHSRMNWLDDVQAEGRVAHQRFEVELDARIAELDYDSTCVMLYTSGTTGKPKGVVLSNRNVIETARNSSEFDGLKSSEEVLAYLPMAWVGDFIFSVGQAYWTGFCVNCPEGAHTMMTDLREIGPTYFFAPPRVFEGQLTSVMIRMEDAGRIKKWLFDHYMRLARRVGTALTDGRPVSALDRLRYGLGNLLVYGPLKNTLGYSRIRVGYTAGEAIGPEIFDFYRSLGINLKQLYGQTEATVFITQQPDGQVRADTVGVPSPGVEVRIADNGEVFYRSPGTFVEYYQNPESTASTKDREGWVATGDAGFFEPGSGHLRIIDRAKDVGRMADGSLFAPKYVENKLKFYPNILEAVVLGNERDYCTAFINIDLTAVGNWAERNNIAYASYQELAGHPQVYETIRRHVEEVNASVAQDPMLSGCQIHRFLILHKELDADDGEMTRTRKVKRGVISEKYADLIAALYDGRKTVYTETEVTYEDGRKGRLKATLRIEDVRTTPTPAQRMAAE
- a CDS encoding PAS-domain containing protein, producing MTTPDSHDELMQSGLNLIQQAISIFDADLRLALSNRQYQRMFALPDRLVRPGAGFEDTIAYLVARGEYGPQNDPQAAVRMRVDQARTFQPHYLERTRPDGRTISVEGAPLAQGGWIAVYTDITDIKRTESLLRARSEELSGQLLSHAERLSAANRQLAATNAALEEAKRVLTEAEARTRQVTAMVPAHIAHVDAEGRYTFSNQQLGAVFPGAARDIVGCTSAEVLGETFARIRPALDRALAGEPQVMEVTHTESGRRIRVALTPDPQGAGAYVLSTDVTAEVNTREALTHAARRELAAQMTSGLAHDFGNLLTIILGLQGRLARLALQPEAAADVAGTLAAARRGAALLDRIATITGPRRLTPEPVDLPALLDQLAAMARPSLGRGVTLELDCDLPQGAVLLDPGSLQDSLLNLILNARDAISGTGAGSGSTHGAIRLSARVRGRWLELTVIDSGPGFAPEALARATEPFFTTKPGQGSGLGLPMVYDQTKLAGGTLRLDNAPGGGARVRLRLPFQRVARRLVLLVDDDDLIRETLREMLTGMGQQVIEAGSLSEARSLADLPGLSVILSDLQLGDGSGADLGALGLPLILMTARPPDDPERQGLSQPVLTKPFDAASLNALFAGLPDDK
- a CDS encoding response regulator transcription factor, which produces MTSDPPLIAILDDEPDIRRLLADALEEAGFRTAGFGRATEFEAALRRMTPDACLIDLGLPDRDGLALVHRLATQSGAAIIIISGRAQVQDRVTGLELGADDYVIKPFDPAEVVARIRARLRKPAREPARGGQTARFSGWSADFDRYLLTGPDGAETPLSHAEAEMLRMFLDSPRRLISRTQMLETLGGTAGDSFDRAMDVRISRLRTKLGEDPKNPRLIKTIYGAGYIFLSEVGWN
- a CDS encoding RsmB/NOP family class I SAM-dependent RNA methyltransferase, which gives rise to MGEEEGHGVAPEGERRARQSRPRKGGQAERARKGAPAAGHGKTPSHAARAGALRLLAAVREGTTLSEAEAALDALPPSERARGRRLAAATLRHRSRAEAVLAPLLSRRPRPETLDLLQLAVTEMLGEDEAPHGVVNAAVALARAGGPKAKAAAGMVNAVLRRAAEAQGVWDAALPPRLPDWLRSPVAARWGEAAALAIEAAHERGAPLDLTPNGEAPGQALPTGSHRLPSGTQVTALPGYAEGHWWVQDAAAALPVRLLDPRPGETIADLCAAPGGKTMQLAAAGVHVTAIDLSPQRLALVAQNLARVGLSAETVAADALDWQPPAPLDAVLLDAPCSATGTIRRHPELPLIRDGAMIPDLVRLQARLIDHALSLLKPGGRLVYAVCSLHPAEGEAQLDAALARHPDLRVEAPDPALWDAAWITEAGAIRTRPDHWPDLGGLDGFFIVRLEKP
- a CDS encoding DUF1674 domain-containing protein; translated protein: MTADPTVPPEDRPEWGHLPPPARRALAEAEERRRTAAPLDLPPELGGRDGPEPVRYGDYERKGLAVDF
- a CDS encoding N-acetyltransferase, which encodes MRSGAWQTDIGPFDKGLGARVRRNAGGPSPACLRILPSPRLGDRQARNIQSFLAAEGGSARVAIKSDAVLGWMGLRFHPEDRISELFAIAAGPVCKRQGIARALIERAASKFRKAGLAFVMIETGTDPGHAPLQTTYGKPVPSNGP
- a CDS encoding D-amino acid dehydrogenase; this translates as MKIVVLGAGVIGVTSAWYLARAGHQVTVVDRQPAAAMETSFANAGEISPGYSTPWAAPGIPQKALRWMFQRHAPLVLRASADPARAGWMARMLRNCTADAYAVNKSRMMRIANYSRDCLGALRSETGIRYDERTRGTLQVFRDAYQVKAVQKDIEVLRADGVPFEVLDAEGCVAAEPGLAFSRHLLAGGLRLPNDETGDCHVFTQRLAALAEAEGVAFLYGTAIHGLEGSPSRITAVRTSAGRLVADGFVVALGSYSPALVAPFGVKLPVHPVKGYSLTLPIVDEARAPVSTVMDETYKVAITRLGDRIRVGGLAELAGFDLSLSPRRRATLAKSVGELFGGAGDLDRASFWTGLRPMTPDGTPIVGPSPIGNLWLNTGHGTLGWTMAAGSGRVLADLISGRTPEIKSDDLGHARYLRRRPVPLAPIPQAA
- the dapB gene encoding 4-hydroxy-tetrahydrodipicolinate reductase; the encoded protein is MDAQNRPGIVVAGVSGRMGRMLVQAVLQSPDCRLVGALEREGHAWIGQDLGTAMGAAPLGVPVTDDAVAAIAQAQGVLDFTSPAATVAYAELAAQARAVHVIGTTGLSEDDLQQIRAAARHAPIIRAGNMSLGVNLLVGLTRRVAAALGQDWDIEIVEAHHRHKVDAPSGTALMLGEAAAEGRGAALDALRVPAREGMTGARASGSIGFSAIRGGDIVGEHDVIFATAGERVVLRHMATDRAIFARGALRAALWGQDKGPGEYDMADVLGL